One window of Candidatus Methanomethylicota archaeon genomic DNA carries:
- a CDS encoding DUF120 domain-containing protein: MKGSLLITLYQLALMGALRSPIPIKTTKLKDLMGVSQQSVSRWLIELEKLGLISRSVYGKGQIIRITEKGAEVLRELYVNLGRIFESFPDKLKFRGIVFSGLGEGRFYTSIPHYRRQFIEKLGFDPYPGTLNLKLKGFHDIEVKKVLKLITGIPIVGFYNGVRSYGGAKCFKAKIDGIDCAVILVERTHYGDDVIEILAPISIRDALKLVDGSEVEVEVYVGNQ; the protein is encoded by the coding sequence ATGAAGGGTAGTTTGCTCATAACATTATATCAATTGGCTCTTATGGGAGCTTTGAGAAGTCCAATACCCATAAAGACAACGAAATTGAAGGATCTCATGGGCGTATCGCAGCAGAGTGTTTCCAGGTGGCTTATTGAACTTGAGAAGCTTGGATTGATAAGTAGAAGTGTATATGGTAAGGGTCAAATTATTAGGATAACTGAGAAGGGTGCTGAAGTTTTGAGGGAGCTATATGTAAATTTGGGTAGAATTTTCGAAAGTTTCCCAGATAAACTGAAGTTTAGGGGTATAGTTTTTAGTGGTCTTGGTGAAGGCAGGTTTTATACGAGTATTCCACATTATAGGAGGCAGTTCATTGAGAAGCTTGGCTTCGACCCCTACCCTGGAACTTTGAATTTAAAGTTGAAGGGGTTTCATGATATTGAGGTTAAAAAGGTTTTGAAGCTTATAACTGGTATACCCATAGTAGGCTTTTATAATGGTGTTAGGAGTTATGGTGGAGCTAAATGCTTTAAAGCTAAGATTGATGGGATTGATTGTGCTGTAATTCTAGTTGAGAGGACGCATTATGGTGATGATGTTATTGAGATTTTAGCTCCAATAAGTATTAGGGATGCACTTAAACTTGTAGATGGAAGTGAAGTTGAGGTTGAAGTTTACGTTGGGAATCAATAA
- a CDS encoding M14 family metallopeptidase has protein sequence MNKGIPTPESFLGFRVGEDRKLASWRQIVEYFKIVSETSDRVLLEFLGKTTEGNDMILAIVSSPENLKKLDYYRAIQEKLHNPYNLSDGEISKLIEEGKTIVLVTCSIHSTEIAASQMSMELLYKLATEDSDDIREILDNVILLLIPSLNPDGHVMVVDWYNKTLGTRYEGSSPPWLYHKYAGHDNNRDWFMLNLVETRLVVEKVHNKWHPQIVYDLHQMGPYGPRFWLPPYLDPIDPNVDPILQQEIVFMGSSMANELIGRGFKGVACYAIYDAWTPARAYQHYHGGIRILSEAASVKIATPIDIKPQDLRPVIGLDPSKQRWNNPNPWRGGRWRLRDIVDYELVAVLACLRNAAKYRRMWLANTVEIFKRAIKPEDGPFAFIIPRRQKDLYNLYWLLSILHKGLVKINVAEESFTADGIEFPKGTFIIYFAQPYGRYAKTLLEVQQYPDLRETPESPPKRPYDLTAWTLPLMMNVKVYTVNKEFKVKSSELDKVEFPDGFVIGDADSKYLVAPPESNASYKLVFKLLGEGIRVYRAFEDLSFNSVRMPPGAFIIENSSTLRNRLNEFLKGLPVELYAYNELPNIKLAELNIPRVGLYRNWIPNSEEGWARFLFEMFNIPYTTIGNDDIRRGHLNSKYDVIIIPSQSMNSIINGRSVDEVPPEYAGGIGDVGVDHLNEFVANGGKLITIDASCELPIKRMWIPVVNVLEGLKPNDFYIPGSILRVIVNNRHPVGFGMDVDSAVMFINSPAFKCPEEYVVARYPQSNPLLSGWILGEKYLYNAAAIVDVPKGYGRIILLGVPVYSRCQTPATFKFLFNAILH, from the coding sequence ATGAATAAGGGTATTCCAACCCCGGAAAGCTTTCTGGGTTTTAGAGTTGGGGAAGATAGGAAACTTGCCAGTTGGCGTCAAATTGTAGAGTACTTTAAGATTGTTAGTGAGACTTCCGATAGGGTTTTACTGGAATTTTTGGGTAAAACCACTGAGGGTAATGATATGATCTTGGCAATAGTGTCTTCTCCAGAGAATTTGAAGAAACTAGATTATTATAGGGCTATTCAAGAGAAGCTTCATAACCCATATAATCTCAGTGATGGTGAAATTTCAAAGCTTATTGAGGAGGGTAAAACAATAGTTCTAGTTACATGTAGCATACATTCCACTGAAATTGCTGCTTCCCAGATGAGTATGGAACTCCTCTACAAGCTTGCAACGGAGGATTCAGATGATATTAGGGAGATATTGGATAACGTAATCCTCCTATTAATTCCATCACTTAACCCTGATGGACATGTTATGGTTGTAGATTGGTATAATAAGACTCTAGGTACAAGGTATGAGGGTTCTTCTCCCCCATGGCTATATCACAAGTATGCTGGTCACGATAATAATAGGGATTGGTTTATGTTGAATCTAGTTGAAACTAGACTTGTGGTTGAGAAGGTTCACAATAAGTGGCATCCACAAATAGTTTACGATTTACATCAGATGGGTCCATACGGCCCTAGATTTTGGCTTCCACCATACCTAGATCCAATAGATCCAAATGTTGACCCCATATTACAGCAGGAGATCGTCTTCATGGGTTCTTCAATGGCAAATGAACTTATTGGTAGAGGATTTAAGGGTGTGGCATGTTATGCCATATATGATGCTTGGACTCCAGCTAGAGCATATCAACATTATCATGGTGGGATAAGAATACTTTCAGAAGCTGCCAGTGTGAAGATAGCTACACCCATAGATATTAAGCCTCAAGATTTACGGCCAGTTATAGGCTTAGACCCCTCTAAACAGAGGTGGAATAATCCGAATCCATGGCGTGGTGGGAGGTGGAGGCTTAGGGATATTGTGGATTATGAGCTTGTGGCAGTATTGGCTTGTCTCAGGAATGCTGCAAAGTATAGGAGGATGTGGCTTGCAAATACTGTTGAAATATTTAAGCGTGCCATTAAACCTGAAGATGGACCCTTCGCCTTCATAATTCCGAGGAGGCAGAAGGACTTATACAATCTCTACTGGTTGCTCAGCATTCTACATAAAGGTTTGGTTAAAATTAATGTTGCTGAGGAGTCATTCACTGCAGATGGTATAGAGTTTCCGAAGGGGACTTTCATAATATATTTCGCCCAACCATACGGTAGGTATGCGAAAACCCTACTTGAAGTTCAGCAGTATCCTGACCTTAGGGAAACCCCTGAATCGCCGCCGAAGAGACCTTACGATTTAACTGCGTGGACTCTTCCATTAATGATGAACGTTAAAGTTTATACTGTGAACAAGGAATTCAAAGTTAAGAGTTCGGAGTTGGATAAAGTTGAATTTCCAGATGGATTTGTGATTGGCGATGCTGATTCTAAATACCTTGTTGCTCCACCTGAATCCAATGCATCATATAAACTTGTATTCAAACTTTTAGGTGAGGGAATAAGGGTTTATAGGGCTTTTGAAGATTTAAGCTTCAATAGTGTTAGAATGCCTCCAGGGGCATTTATAATTGAGAATAGTTCCACTTTGAGGAATCGTTTAAATGAGTTTTTGAAAGGGCTTCCAGTTGAATTGTATGCCTATAATGAATTACCAAACATAAAGCTAGCTGAACTTAATATTCCCAGGGTTGGTTTATATAGGAATTGGATTCCAAATTCTGAGGAGGGGTGGGCTAGATTCCTATTTGAAATGTTCAACATTCCATACACTACTATTGGTAATGATGATATTAGACGTGGACATTTAAATTCCAAGTATGATGTCATAATAATACCCAGTCAAAGTATGAATAGCATCATTAATGGTAGGAGTGTAGATGAAGTTCCGCCTGAGTATGCTGGTGGAATAGGGGATGTTGGTGTAGATCACTTGAATGAATTTGTAGCTAATGGTGGAAAACTCATAACAATTGATGCTAGTTGCGAATTACCAATTAAGCGTATGTGGATTCCAGTTGTAAATGTTTTGGAAGGGCTTAAACCAAACGATTTCTATATTCCAGGATCAATTTTAAGGGTTATAGTGAATAATAGGCATCCAGTAGGGTTTGGAATGGATGTGGATTCAGCCGTTATGTTCATAAATAGTCCAGCATTCAAATGTCCCGAAGAATATGTGGTTGCAAGATACCCCCAATCAAATCCACTTCTAAGTGGTTGGATTTTGGGTGAGAAATACTTGTATAATGCTGCCGCAATAGTCGATGTCCCTAAGGGGTATGGTAGGATAATCCTCCTAGGAGTTCCAGTATACAGTAGATGTCAAACTCCAGCCACATTCAAATTCCTATTCAATGCCATTCTCCATTGA
- a CDS encoding transcription initiation factor IIB has translation MSSHIAESDEKTTVSIQTIDKCPECGSTHLIRNYERGEVVCADCGLVITEKVVDSGPEWRAFTPEERQKRSRVGSPTTLTIHDKGLSTVIDWRDKDAMGKKLEPKRRIEVIRWRKWQIRTRVHSSIDRNLAQAMSELDRISAQLSLPKSVKEEAAMIYRKAVEKGLVRGRSIEAVMAASIYAACRTQKIPRTIEEIAKYTRSGRKEVARCYRLILKEINIRIPLSDAETFVPRIASELGLGGSVQSKAVEIIRKAKEMVLTVGKDPAGLAAAAVYIASLLENEKRTQKEIARAAKVTEVTVRNRYKELVKKLKIPLPVE, from the coding sequence ATGAGTAGTCATATTGCTGAATCTGATGAGAAAACCACTGTTAGCATACAAACCATTGATAAATGTCCAGAATGTGGAAGCACACACTTAATAAGAAACTATGAGAGGGGGGAAGTTGTATGTGCAGATTGCGGTTTAGTCATAACCGAGAAGGTGGTTGACAGTGGACCTGAATGGAGAGCATTCACACCGGAGGAGAGGCAGAAGAGGAGTAGGGTTGGATCACCAACAACATTAACCATACATGATAAGGGATTATCAACAGTTATTGATTGGAGAGATAAGGATGCCATGGGGAAGAAGCTTGAACCAAAGAGGAGGATAGAAGTCATTAGATGGAGGAAGTGGCAGATAAGAACTAGAGTTCACAGTTCAATAGATAGGAATCTTGCACAAGCTATGAGTGAACTTGATAGGATAAGCGCGCAACTAAGCCTCCCAAAGAGCGTTAAGGAGGAAGCTGCAATGATATATAGGAAGGCTGTGGAGAAGGGGCTTGTGAGGGGGAGGAGTATAGAGGCAGTTATGGCTGCAAGTATATATGCTGCGTGTAGAACGCAAAAGATACCTAGAACCATTGAGGAAATAGCCAAGTACACTAGATCTGGGAGAAAGGAGGTTGCAAGATGCTATAGGCTAATATTGAAGGAGATCAACATAAGGATACCATTATCAGATGCAGAAACATTTGTACCAAGAATTGCAAGCGAACTAGGCCTAGGTGGAAGTGTTCAAAGCAAAGCTGTGGAAATAATTAGGAAAGCTAAGGAAATGGTTTTAACTGTTGGGAAGGATCCAGCTGGACTTGCAGCTGCAGCAGTATACATAGCTTCACTACTTGAGAACGAGAAGAGAACACAGAAGGAGATTGCAAGGGCAGCTAAGGTTACTGAGGTAACTGTGAGAAATAGGTATAAGGAGTTGGTTAAGAAGTTGAAGATCCCCCTGCCGGTTGAGTAG
- a CDS encoding Coenzyme F420 hydrogenase/dehydrogenase, beta subunit C-terminal domain, producing MGVRVKPDGVLGLKVKIWGHLFAEVVRADKCSFCGACIGVCPVKVIDEKDEKPSIAGRCIGCGFCYAQCPHTPFNPKGDISKLFESSFKHDVIGYVKGVYSARSTDSEILKRAQDGGVVSTLLIYAIESGLIDCAICSGLSSKEPFKPEPIVAFNRNDILSCAGSKYTASPNLKALTAAVDEFRADSIGFVGVGCQITGVRKMQYHDYGALKYGLPVKFAIGLFCSKTFYYSSLFKNFLMGRGIDINKVTKTEITSGKFIVKSGDETILSTSLKEIEGYGRKSCEYCGDFTAELADISVGSLDSPDGWTTVIVRSGIGEKLFKECVEKGLLECKEMKIEDLKLTIKIAGNKKRKATQPAGGSSTS from the coding sequence TTGGGTGTTAGGGTTAAGCCTGATGGTGTACTTGGACTTAAGGTTAAGATATGGGGGCACCTTTTTGCGGAGGTTGTGAGGGCTGATAAGTGTTCCTTTTGTGGTGCATGTATAGGTGTTTGCCCAGTTAAGGTTATTGATGAGAAGGATGAGAAGCCAAGTATTGCTGGTAGATGCATTGGGTGTGGATTTTGCTATGCTCAATGTCCTCACACACCATTCAATCCAAAGGGTGATATATCAAAGCTTTTTGAATCCAGCTTTAAACATGATGTTATTGGATATGTTAAGGGTGTTTATAGTGCTAGATCCACTGATTCTGAAATTTTGAAGCGTGCTCAAGATGGTGGTGTTGTTTCAACACTTCTAATATATGCAATTGAATCTGGACTCATCGATTGCGCCATATGCTCCGGGTTAAGTTCTAAGGAGCCATTCAAACCAGAGCCTATCGTAGCCTTTAATAGGAATGACATTTTAAGCTGTGCTGGATCTAAGTATACTGCAAGTCCAAATTTGAAGGCTTTAACAGCAGCTGTGGATGAGTTTAGAGCTGATAGTATTGGGTTTGTGGGTGTTGGTTGCCAGATTACTGGGGTTAGGAAGATGCAATATCATGATTATGGGGCATTGAAGTACGGTTTGCCAGTTAAGTTTGCAATAGGTTTATTCTGCTCCAAAACCTTCTACTACTCCTCACTCTTCAAGAACTTTTTAATGGGTAGGGGGATTGACATAAATAAGGTTACTAAAACTGAGATAACTAGTGGGAAATTCATCGTTAAGTCTGGTGACGAAACAATATTGTCCACAAGTTTGAAGGAGATTGAGGGTTATGGACGTAAATCTTGCGAGTACTGTGGGGATTTCACAGCTGAGCTTGCAGATATATCTGTGGGTAGCCTCGATTCCCCCGATGGTTGGACTACAGTGATCGTTAGGAGTGGTATTGGTGAGAAGCTTTTCAAAGAATGTGTTGAAAAGGGGCTTTTGGAGTGTAAAGAGATGAAAATTGAAGATTTGAAGTTGACCATTAAAATTGCTGGCAATAAGAAGAGGAAAGCTACTCAACCGGCAGGGGGATCTTCAACTTCTTAA